The Arcanobacterium wilhelmae region GCGCGAACGCCTGGTATGCGGGAACAGGTGATGTGATTACGGAAGAGGATGTTGAACGTGGCTGGGCGCATGCCGCACCGGAAGCGGAAGCGCATGTGCTGAGAATCCTGGAGCGCCTACCTGCGCGTGAACGCGAGTTCCTTGAGGCGATGGCGGCGTTGCCGCCTCAGCAGCGCCAGCTTCTCACCATCGCGAAAGCGCTGGGTTACGCCACTTCAGCGAAGGTGGGGACAACAGCGCGCAGGCTTGAAACCCAGCGCGGGATCATTGCCCGCGGCACCCAGTACCGTTTCACCAACCAGGCGGTGGAAGCGATGCTCAGCTCCGGCTGGCCCTACGAGGCTCCGCCCTTGCGCAATCCGCATGAGCGTTAGCCTTCGCGGAACACTGCGAAAAACTGAATCAACCTCGTAAAATAAAAAGTGGAGGCGCCGCCGTCCCACCAGGAAGAAAGCCAGGGAAGGCTGGTGCCTCCGCTTTTGTTGTGGATTGTTGTATGTAAACGCCGGGTGGGGCGATCGGAAAATTTCCGATCGCCCCACCCGGCGTTTAGGTGAAATTATCTTGCGGCCCTTTGAGTGGATGACCGCGGCTACTTGCTTAAGCTAAAATTTTGGTTCGAAAAATTGACGATCAACGCCATATAGAGTTCCGAGCCTCAAAAAACGAACCAAAATTTTAGCTGCGCGGAGTATCAGCTCTGGAACTCTGAGGCGCGGTCCTTTGCTCCGCGCACGAGGATCTCCAAGCGGTCCTGCGTGATCTTGCCGATCTCGGCCAGGGCCATCATGTTCTCAACCTCGGGCCAGTTCTCTAGGCGCCGGCGCGCTGCCGCCAAAATACCTGGCATCGAATCATCGGTTCGCAGGTAGGCCACGTACGGCACGCCGAACTTCTCCTGGTACTTCGCACACAGGGCCTCGAGCTCAGCCAGCTCGCCCTTCGTTGCAGAACCAAGAGCCAGCGAGCCAATGTCGCCGGTCACCGCATCAGGGTTGGTGAGCAGCTCGTACATGTTCGGGTAATCGGCGAGCAGGGCGTAACGCGAATCCGAATCCGAATGCATGATTGCGAACTGCAACGCCTGCCCAAACTCGGCAACCGAGCCGAACGGGCGCGATTCCCACACCTTCTCCAGTGGCCACACCTGGCTGTTCACCAGCGGACGGAACGTGGAAACGAAGGTCTCGCGGTCCATCGCGGCAACATCGTCGAGCGAAACCCGGGCGACAACGTCGGCCTCGGCCCGACGCCTGCGGCCGGTGTGGAAGAACAACAGATTCAAACCGATCGCCGCGATCGCGCCGATCGACATTCCCGAGGAGAAGAACACTTGCGCCCACTGTGGGAATACTTGCGCGATCTCGGGGCGGAAGGTCACAAGCATTGCCAGGCCGAGCGCGGTGGTCACGATCGCGGCGATGCGCGGGTCGGCGAGGTCAGACTTTGCAATCGTCTGCAGTCCAACCCATGCCACATTTGCGAACAGCGCCAGTGAGGCTCCGCCGAGCACTGGCGACGGGATCGCGGCTACAACCGCGCCTACCTTCGGCAACAGGCCAACGACGATCATCAGGACGCCGGCACCCGCGGCCACCCAGCGCGACTTGATGCCAGTCAGGCGCACGAGCCCAACATTCTGCGCAAACATCGTGTACGGGAAGGAGTTGAGCACGCCGCCAAGGGTGGTCGAAGCGCCGTCGGCGCGGATCGCGGCCGCAACATCGGCGGAGGTGATGCGCTTGCCGACGATCTCACCGGTGGCGAATACGTCGCCCGTGGTCTCCACCATGGTGATCAACATGACGATC contains the following coding sequences:
- a CDS encoding solute carrier family 23 protein, whose amino-acid sequence is MKQHPVDAVPAAPKLVLLSLQHLLAFYAGAVIVPLLIASSLNLDSATTIHLINADLFTCGLATLIQSVGVGRKVGVRLPIIQGVTTTAVAPIIAIGLAATNGAGGVASLPVIYGSIIVAGLFTFFAAPFFARLLRFFPFHVTGTVLLVMGTSLLAVSANDFVNYAQGVPSVRDLAYGFGTLATILLVQRFVRGFFGTISVLIGLVGGTVVALIAGHVAPEKLDAVATAPALGVTTPFYFGWPAFSFTAILSMLIVMLITMVETTGDVFATGEIVGKRITSADVAAAIRADGASTTLGGVLNSFPYTMFAQNVGLVRLTGIKSRWVAAGAGVLMIVVGLLPKVGAVVAAIPSPVLGGASLALFANVAWVGLQTIAKSDLADPRIAAIVTTALGLAMLVTFRPEIAQVFPQWAQVFFSSGMSIGAIAAIGLNLLFFHTGRRRRAEADVVARVSLDDVAAMDRETFVSTFRPLVNSQVWPLEKVWESRPFGSVAEFGQALQFAIMHSDSDSRYALLADYPNMYELLTNPDAVTGDIGSLALGSATKGELAELEALCAKYQEKFGVPYVAYLRTDDSMPGILAAARRRLENWPEVENMMALAEIGKITQDRLEILVRGAKDRASEFQS